Proteins encoded together in one Muntiacus reevesi chromosome 22, mMunRee1.1, whole genome shotgun sequence window:
- the MRPS18C gene encoding small ribosomal subunit protein bS18m isoform X1 — MAALVALCSGLGKRKFTRFPAAFVCLTNPGTRAVLWRSCSQYKQVTSNEDLPIPMENPYKEPLKKCILCEKRVDYKNVQLLSQFISPFTGCIYGRHITGLCGKKQKEVTKAIKRAQILGFMPVTYKDPAYLKDPKVCNIKYRE, encoded by the exons ATGGCTGCTCTGGTAGCTCTCTGCAGTGGGCTAGGGAAGAGAAAGTTTACGCGTTTCCCAGCGGCTTTTGTCTGCCTCACAAACCCCGGGACTCGTGCAG TGCTGTGGAGAAGTTGTTCACAATATAAACAGGTAACCAGCAATGAGGACctg CCTATTCCAATGGAAAATCCTTATAAGGAGCCTCTGAAAAAATGTATCTTGTGTGAAAAACGTGTAGATTATAAGAATGTACAG CTTTTATCCcagtttatttctccatttaCTGGATGCATTTATGGAAGGCACATAACag GTCTTTGtgggaagaaacaaaaagaagtcaCAAAAGCAATTAAGAGAGCTCAAATATTGG GGTTTATGCCAGTTACATACAAGGATCCTGCCTATCTCAAAGACCCTAAAGTTTGTAACATCAAATATAGGGAGTAA
- the MRPS18C gene encoding small ribosomal subunit protein bS18m isoform X2: MAALVALCSGLGKRKFTRFPAAFVCLTNPGTRAVLWRSCSQYKQVTSNEDLPIPMENPYKEPLKKCILCEKRVDYKNVQLLSQFISPFTGCIYGRHITGLCGKKQKEVTKAIKRAQILGLANIFLLFNFHQDQQ; encoded by the exons ATGGCTGCTCTGGTAGCTCTCTGCAGTGGGCTAGGGAAGAGAAAGTTTACGCGTTTCCCAGCGGCTTTTGTCTGCCTCACAAACCCCGGGACTCGTGCAG TGCTGTGGAGAAGTTGTTCACAATATAAACAGGTAACCAGCAATGAGGACctg CCTATTCCAATGGAAAATCCTTATAAGGAGCCTCTGAAAAAATGTATCTTGTGTGAAAAACGTGTAGATTATAAGAATGTACAG CTTTTATCCcagtttatttctccatttaCTGGATGCATTTATGGAAGGCACATAACag GTCTTTGtgggaagaaacaaaaagaagtcaCAAAAGCAATTAAGAGAGCTCAAATATTGG GGCTGGCAAATATCTTCCTCCTTTT
- the ABRAXAS1 gene encoding BRCA1-A complex subunit Abraxas 1 isoform X3: MTFRERLLHKNLQRHLSSRELVFLLLTPSIITESCSTHRLEHALYKPQKGLFHRIPLVVANLGMSEQLGYKTSSGSCTSAGFSRAVKTHSSEFFKEDGSLKEVQKINEMYTSLQDELKSICEKVEHSERAVEKLLNDVNRLKGEIKKRKQAQMQATREKNVQKDPQENVLLCQALRTFFPDCELLHSCVISLKNRRISGSSCTTTHPLSGVDNLTLMVEYTDFPEASPARSALPVTKRKASDTDDGWQFKKSRLGEIQTRPSKTDSSSSNQEEASTVSSPETDEEVERRKGSGEYPQSPTF, from the exons ATGACATTTAGAGAGAGACTTCTTCACAAAAACTTACAGCGGCATCTTTCAAGCCGGGAACTTGTTTTTCTGTTACTAACACCAAGTATAATAACAGAAAGCTGCTCTACTCATCGACTGGAGCATGCCTTATATAAACCTCAGAAAGG aCTTTTTCATAGGATACCTTTAGTGGTGGCCAATCTAGGCATGTCCGAACAACTGGGTTATAAAACTTCATCTGGTTCCTGTACATCCGCTGGTTTCAGTCGAGCAGTAAAAACACACAG ctctgaattttttaaagaagatggaTCTTTAAAGGAGGTACAGAAGATAAATGAAATGTATACTTCTTTACAAGATGAATTAAAG AGTATATGTGAAAAAGTAGAACACAGTGAGAGAGCCGTAGAAAAACTACTAAAtgatgtaaatagattaaaaggagaaattaaaaaaagaaaacaagcacagATGCAAGCAACAC gAGAGAAGAATGTCCAAAAAGACCCTCAGGAGAACGTTTTGCTTTGTCAAGCCTTACGGACCTTTTTTCCAGATTGTGAACTTCTTCACTCATGTGTTATCTCCTTGAAAAATAGGCGCATTTCTGGAAGTAGCTGTACTACCACCCACCCTCTCAGTGGGGTAGACAACCTAACCCTAATGGTGGAATACACAGACTTTCCTGAAGCTAGTCCAGCTCGTAGTGCCCTGCCGGTGACCAAGCGGAAAGCCTCAGACACCGATGATGGGTGGCAGTTCAAGAAGTCACGGCTGGGAGAGATACAGACTAGACCCTCTAAAACAGATAGCAGTAGCAGTAACCAAGAAGAAGCATCCACAGTGAGCAGCCCAGAGACAGATGAAGAGGTTGAGAGAAGGAAGGGTTCTGGTGAATATCCACAGTCTCCTACCTTCTGA